In Candidatus Rickettsiella isopodorum, a single genomic region encodes these proteins:
- the tkt gene encoding transketolase: MSYQKKYADAIRFLSIDAVEKANSGHPGMPMGMADIATVLWREFLVHNPNNPNWSNRDRFILSNGHGSMLHYALLHLTGYDLPLAEIKRFRQLHSKAPGHPEVGLTPGIETTTGPLGQGFANAVGMALAEKNLAARFNRPSHSVIDHFTYVFLGDGCLMEGISHEVASLAGCLGLGKLIAFWDDNNISIDGDVSDWFKDNTPERFKAYHWHVIPDIDGHDPQQIKLSIEKARAVTDKPSLLCCKTKIACGAPNLMGSHQAHGAALGEKEIAATRLALHWDYPPFEIPEDIYQAWDARSKGNALEKAWEEKWSAYQSEFSELAKEYERRINKKLPLNWEGKTKKILEKIYQNLPEKIATRKASQNALNAFAPLLPELLGGSADLTESNSTFWKGSQVLTKENPAGNYLHYGVREFGMSAMMNGIALHGGFIPYGGTFLVFSDYARNAVRLSALMKQHVIFIYTHDSIGLGEDGPTHQPIEHINSLRLIPNLSVWRPCDALETAVAWQQAIQHLGPTCLLLTRQAIPPQTHSQETLQSIHRGAYILLDSPSTTPEAIIIATGSEVNLAISAAQSLNQQGREIRVVSMPSADRFEQQDFSYKAKIFPNSITLRIAIEAGTKDFWYRYVGSKGKVIGLSQFGESAPGSDVFKNFGFTIENIIKILNPLLAD, encoded by the coding sequence ATGTCTTACCAAAAAAAATATGCGGATGCCATTCGATTTTTAAGCATAGATGCCGTAGAAAAAGCCAATTCAGGCCATCCTGGCATGCCTATGGGAATGGCAGATATTGCAACTGTCCTATGGAGAGAATTTTTAGTTCATAATCCCAACAACCCAAACTGGAGTAATCGAGATCGTTTTATTTTATCTAATGGCCATGGATCGATGTTGCATTATGCATTACTTCATTTAACCGGCTATGATCTTCCATTAGCTGAAATTAAAAGATTTCGCCAATTACATTCTAAAGCACCAGGACATCCTGAAGTCGGTTTAACTCCCGGCATAGAAACTACAACGGGTCCTCTCGGTCAAGGATTCGCAAATGCTGTCGGTATGGCCTTAGCGGAAAAAAATTTAGCCGCTCGTTTTAATCGTCCTTCTCACTCCGTTATCGATCATTTTACGTATGTATTCTTAGGTGATGGTTGTTTAATGGAAGGTATTTCTCACGAAGTTGCTTCTTTGGCAGGATGTTTAGGTTTAGGTAAATTAATTGCTTTTTGGGATGACAATAACATTTCTATTGATGGTGATGTTTCAGACTGGTTTAAAGACAATACGCCTGAACGTTTTAAAGCGTATCATTGGCATGTTATTCCTGATATTGATGGTCACGATCCACAACAAATTAAATTATCTATTGAAAAAGCTCGTGCTGTTACCGATAAACCCAGCTTACTTTGTTGTAAAACCAAAATTGCATGCGGTGCTCCTAATTTAATGGGCAGCCACCAAGCGCATGGTGCAGCATTAGGTGAAAAAGAAATAGCTGCCACCCGACTTGCACTACATTGGGACTATCCGCCTTTCGAAATACCAGAGGATATTTATCAAGCTTGGGATGCTCGTTCTAAAGGAAATGCTTTAGAAAAAGCTTGGGAAGAAAAATGGAGTGCGTATCAATCAGAATTTTCTGAACTCGCCAAAGAGTATGAACGCAGAATTAATAAAAAACTCCCTTTAAATTGGGAAGGAAAAACTAAAAAAATTCTAGAAAAAATTTATCAAAATCTTCCAGAAAAAATAGCCACGCGTAAAGCCTCACAAAATGCATTAAATGCCTTTGCACCTCTTTTACCGGAGTTGTTAGGTGGATCGGCCGATCTGACTGAATCTAATTCAACTTTTTGGAAAGGATCTCAAGTTTTAACCAAAGAAAATCCAGCCGGTAATTATCTACATTATGGCGTACGTGAATTTGGTATGTCCGCCATGATGAATGGCATAGCATTACATGGAGGATTCATCCCTTATGGAGGAACTTTTTTGGTCTTTAGCGATTATGCACGTAATGCTGTTCGCTTATCTGCATTAATGAAACAGCATGTTATTTTTATTTATACACACGATTCTATTGGACTAGGAGAAGACGGTCCGACTCATCAACCTATAGAACACATTAATAGCTTACGACTTATTCCCAACCTTTCTGTTTGGCGACCTTGCGATGCATTAGAAACCGCCGTTGCCTGGCAACAAGCGATACAGCATTTAGGGCCTACTTGTTTATTACTCACTCGACAAGCTATCCCTCCACAAACACACAGCCAAGAAACTTTACAATCTATCCATCGAGGAGCTTATATTCTTCTCGATAGTCCCTCCACAACACCTGAAGCCATCATCATAGCAACAGGCTCTGAGGTTAATTTAGCCATCAGTGCTGCACAGTCTTTAAATCAACAGGGTAGGGAAATCCGTGTCGTCTCTATGCCTTCCGCTGATCGCTTTGAACAACAAGATTTTTCCTACAAAGCCAAAATTTTTCCTAACTCGATTACATTGCGCATTGCTATAGAAGCGGGAACTAAAGATTTTTGGTATCGATATGTAGGTAGTAAGGGAAAAGTAATCGGACTTAGTCAATTTGGCGAATCTGCACCCGGATCAGATGTTTTTAAAAATTTTGGATTTACTATAGAAAACATTATTAAAATACTAAACCCACTATTAGCCGATTAA
- the rpoZ gene encoding DNA-directed RNA polymerase subunit omega — MARVTVEDCLKKVKNHFELVIIASKRARQIAKGGMAMVDPENDKPTVIALREIAGGRLNEAEEKSVQESGISGSQSTGL, encoded by the coding sequence ATGGCACGAGTTACAGTTGAAGATTGTTTAAAGAAGGTTAAAAATCATTTCGAGTTAGTTATTATAGCCTCAAAACGAGCCCGGCAAATTGCTAAAGGTGGCATGGCCATGGTTGATCCCGAAAACGATAAACCTACCGTAATCGCCTTAAGAGAAATCGCGGGTGGCAGACTCAATGAAGCTGAAGAAAAATCAGTGCAAGAAAGCGGCATAAGTGGGTCACAATCTACGGGCTTGTAA
- the coaBC gene encoding bifunctional phosphopantothenoylcysteine decarboxylase/phosphopantothenate--cysteine ligase CoaBC: MNKRILLGITGSIAAYKTPELIRKLKEQHYEIRVVLTSCGKAFVTPLTLQAVSQHKIYDELIDIEAEAAMSHIELARWPDCILIAPATAHLIAKLAHGFADDLLSTLCLAANARLIIVPAMNQAMWSNQATQDNINKLKERDCLFLGPGEGSQACGEFGFGRMLEPLEIVEALSKVFIKPYLQEQRILITAGPTQEGIDPVRYLSNRSSGKMGFALAQAAIEAGAEVTLISGPVALIPPPKLKFISVKTATEMLVAVQKEISHQTIFISTAAVADYQIVNPALQKIKKSNALLTLQLKPTIDILASVSQMNLQPKPLLVGFAAETEYILKFAEEKRRNKNIDLMVVNDVSQSDIGFDSDKNEVTVLSSDVPIHLACATKQSIAQQLLHIVANRILSMSKKNAKTPL, encoded by the coding sequence ATGAACAAGCGTATTTTGTTGGGTATTACAGGTAGTATTGCTGCTTATAAAACACCTGAACTTATTAGAAAATTAAAAGAACAACATTATGAAATTAGAGTTGTTTTAACTTCCTGTGGCAAAGCTTTTGTAACTCCTTTGACATTACAAGCAGTTTCACAGCATAAAATATATGATGAACTTATAGATATTGAAGCTGAAGCGGCAATGAGTCATATTGAGCTTGCACGATGGCCTGATTGCATTTTGATAGCCCCGGCTACAGCCCATCTGATTGCTAAATTAGCGCATGGTTTTGCGGATGACTTATTGAGTACCTTATGTTTAGCTGCCAACGCGCGTTTAATTATTGTGCCTGCCATGAATCAAGCGATGTGGTCAAATCAGGCAACCCAAGATAATATAAATAAACTCAAAGAAAGAGATTGCTTGTTTTTAGGGCCTGGGGAAGGAAGTCAAGCTTGTGGTGAGTTTGGTTTTGGTCGCATGCTAGAGCCGCTAGAGATAGTGGAAGCACTATCAAAAGTATTTATTAAACCTTATTTACAAGAACAGAGAATTTTAATTACCGCAGGTCCCACTCAGGAAGGTATCGATCCCGTGCGCTACTTATCAAATCGTAGTTCGGGTAAAATGGGATTTGCTTTAGCGCAGGCGGCTATTGAGGCAGGTGCTGAAGTGACACTCATTAGTGGACCGGTTGCTTTAATTCCCCCCCCCAAATTGAAGTTTATATCGGTGAAGACAGCTACTGAAATGCTAGTAGCTGTTCAGAAGGAAATTAGTCATCAGACAATTTTTATAAGTACTGCTGCGGTGGCAGATTATCAAATAGTAAATCCAGCATTACAAAAAATTAAAAAATCCAATGCGTTACTCACTTTGCAATTAAAACCCACAATTGATATTTTAGCCTCCGTTAGTCAAATGAATTTACAACCTAAACCTTTACTGGTTGGATTTGCTGCTGAAACTGAATATATCTTAAAATTTGCCGAAGAGAAGCGAAGAAATAAAAACATAGACTTAATGGTAGTTAACGATGTAAGTCAATCGGATATTGGTTTTGATAGTGATAAAAATGAAGTAACGGTATTGTCTTCAGATGTGCCTATACATCTTGCATGTGCAACTAAGCAATCAATAGCCCAACAATTATTACATATTGTGGCGAATCGTATACTTAGCATGTCAAAAAAAAATGCTAAAACGCCTCTTTAG
- the gap gene encoding type I glyceraldehyde-3-phosphate dehydrogenase: MTTRIAINGYGRIGRNILRAFFENPKQHDIAIVAINDLGNIDINAHLTRYDTTHGKFSGTITVDKDYLVINDQRIKILSERDPENLPWKKLDIDVVHECTGLFTSPEKARKHINAGAKKVIISAPAGKGVDATIVYGVNHHTLKSSYSIISNASCTTNCLAPLAKVLHENLGIIHGLMTTIHAYTNDQVLIDTYHSDMYRSRSATHSMIPTKTGAASALGLVYPELDGKLDGLAIRVPTINVSLVDLSFQAKRETTAQEVNEILKKASKTSPLKGLLNYSEEPLVSIDYNHNPASSTVDAPQTRAIGDFVKVLAWYDNEWGFSNRMLDVTVALMNAAN, translated from the coding sequence ATGACAACACGTATCGCTATCAATGGCTATGGTCGCATTGGCCGTAATATTTTAAGAGCTTTTTTTGAAAATCCTAAGCAGCATGATATAGCGATTGTTGCTATAAATGACTTAGGAAATATCGATATTAATGCTCATCTGACACGTTATGATACCACTCACGGAAAATTTTCAGGGACCATAACCGTTGATAAAGATTATTTAGTTATCAATGATCAGCGAATAAAGATCCTCTCGGAACGTGATCCAGAAAATTTACCTTGGAAAAAACTAGATATTGATGTCGTTCACGAATGTACAGGCCTGTTCACTTCGCCAGAAAAAGCGAGAAAACATATTAATGCAGGTGCAAAAAAAGTCATTATCTCCGCTCCCGCTGGGAAAGGAGTGGATGCAACTATTGTTTATGGTGTTAATCACCATACCTTAAAAAGTAGCTATTCCATTATTTCTAATGCTTCCTGTACTACCAATTGCCTAGCTCCCTTAGCCAAAGTTTTACATGAAAATCTAGGTATAATCCATGGTTTAATGACCACGATTCATGCTTATACGAATGATCAAGTACTTATCGACACTTATCACTCTGATATGTATCGTTCACGTTCAGCCACTCATTCGATGATTCCTACAAAAACAGGCGCCGCTTCGGCACTCGGTTTGGTGTATCCTGAATTAGATGGAAAACTCGATGGTTTAGCAATACGCGTTCCTACAATAAACGTTTCTTTAGTTGATTTAAGTTTTCAGGCTAAACGCGAAACAACCGCTCAAGAGGTGAATGAAATCTTAAAAAAGGCCTCTAAAACTAGTCCACTGAAAGGTCTGCTTAATTATAGTGAAGAGCCTCTAGTTTCCATCGATTACAATCATAATCCGGCTTCTTCTACAGTAGATGCACCGCAAACTCGCGCTATAGGTGACTTTGTTAAGGTACTTGCGTGGTATGACAATGAATGGGGGTTTTCCAATAGAATGCTGGATGTTACTGTCGCATTGATGAATGCAGCTAACTAA
- a CDS encoding TerC family protein — MFELFFSAEAWISLLTLTALEIILGIDNLVFISIVTNRLPKTQQHSARQFGLLLACLTRLLLLATLAWITKFTQPLFTLVGHVFSGRDLILIVGGLFLLAKGTSELHFNVTITAENKSSLHRYSRFSMVIIQIMLLDIIFSLDSVITAVGMAQEFIIMALAIIIAIVLMIWASGPISHFISTYPNLKILGLSFLLLIGLVLVADGFGLHVPRAYLYFAIAFSVFVEWLNILASRWRQKKNSN; from the coding sequence ATGTTTGAATTATTTTTTTCTGCTGAAGCTTGGATTAGTTTACTTACCTTAACCGCATTAGAAATTATTTTGGGAATTGATAACCTAGTTTTCATTTCTATAGTAACCAATAGACTTCCTAAAACTCAGCAACATTCAGCACGCCAATTTGGTTTATTACTCGCTTGTTTGACGCGCTTGCTTTTACTGGCAACCTTAGCTTGGATAACTAAGTTCACACAACCTCTTTTTACCTTAGTGGGTCATGTTTTTTCAGGAAGAGATTTGATACTCATCGTAGGAGGATTATTTTTACTTGCAAAAGGGACCAGTGAACTTCATTTTAATGTAACTATTACCGCAGAAAATAAAAGTAGTCTGCATCGATACTCACGATTTTCAATGGTTATCATTCAGATTATGTTACTAGATATTATTTTTTCATTAGATAGTGTGATCACCGCAGTAGGAATGGCTCAGGAATTTATCATTATGGCCTTAGCTATTATCATCGCAATCGTACTGATGATTTGGGCCAGTGGACCCATCAGTCATTTTATTAGTACCTACCCGAACTTAAAGATTCTCGGTTTAAGTTTTTTATTGTTAATTGGCTTAGTCTTAGTAGCGGATGGCTTTGGTTTACATGTGCCTAGAGCCTATCTCTATTTTGCTATTGCTTTCTCAGTATTTGTAGAATGGTTAAATATTCTGGCTAGTCGATGGCGACAGAAAAAAAATTCGAATTAG
- the panC gene encoding pantoate--beta-alanine ligase, with amino-acid sequence MNIVTQLDDWQVIRKKNNNKNIGFVHTMGHLHAGHLSLCARSQAENDLTVLAIFVNATQFNQIEDFNHYPRTLEEDKALLRKQKVDYLLLLDAAIIYGDNYQIQIHDISDLSKELEAKFRPGHFTGMLTVVLKYLNIVKPTRSYYGEKDFQQLLLIKKMAQALFLETEIIGCPTIRAADGLALSSRNTRLNLEQRAKAGHFPTILQRASSSEEAMQQLKTLGFRVDYVTDHWGKRLAAVYVGEVRLIDALPISA; translated from the coding sequence ATGAACATAGTTACCCAACTTGATGATTGGCAAGTCATCAGAAAAAAAAATAATAATAAAAACATAGGTTTTGTGCATACGATGGGTCATTTGCATGCGGGACATTTAAGTCTTTGTGCTCGTTCGCAAGCAGAGAATGATTTGACTGTGCTAGCCATTTTTGTAAATGCGACACAATTCAATCAGATAGAGGATTTTAATCATTATCCTCGCACGCTTGAAGAGGATAAAGCTTTGTTACGGAAACAAAAAGTTGATTATTTATTATTGCTAGATGCTGCCATTATTTATGGTGATAATTATCAAATTCAGATTCATGATATAAGTGATTTGAGTAAAGAATTAGAAGCAAAGTTTCGTCCAGGACATTTTACGGGGATGTTGACCGTGGTATTAAAGTACTTGAATATTGTAAAGCCTACACGCTCCTATTATGGCGAAAAAGACTTCCAACAATTATTACTTATCAAAAAAATGGCGCAAGCACTTTTTTTAGAAACAGAAATCATTGGTTGCCCAACGATTCGTGCCGCAGATGGTTTGGCTTTAAGCTCTAGGAATACTCGTTTGAACTTAGAACAACGCGCTAAGGCGGGTCATTTCCCTACTATTTTACAGAGAGCCTCAAGCTCTGAAGAAGCTATGCAGCAATTAAAAACTTTAGGGTTTAGGGTTGATTACGTTACGGATCATTGGGGAAAACGTTTAGCCGCTGTTTACGTGGGAGAGGTAAGATTAATCGATGCTTTGCCTATTTCTGCGTAA
- a CDS encoding LbtU family siderophore porin — translation MLSNKYKLTVIMAGFFWLSLLGNVALADETSPSNDDEIRRLAQKTQILESELQRVQNQVATLRRQSNPDHLSPTEIANHQSLVTSLHPFFIIGTPVVSSPYIGINSEFNASDLIVNQPYVNEDLYLLQQRKRIYNYLIENGHSFPATPVVNLSGKVESQIYHTSHFGTFQNNSATDINLTGIELDTEILVNQWVTGLIAFVYDNTPPDMSPRRIDNSHVFLERGFLTIGNLAKFPLYATMGQFYVPFGQYSSSMISDPFTKILGRTKARALELAFSKQFNDENNLNLSTFVFRGPSRTSIDNNGLRNYGANAEYIFTKPKWNIDIAGSYIRSIADSIGMQHNDNDGTNNFEGFATNNNTEILNPVSGLDARGTLSIEAFSVTGEYVTASRSFSQTVLSFNGQGAKPSAFHVEAEYKFNVLEKPSAVIIGYDQSKDALGLLIPKKRYIATVSTSIWKYTIESLEFRHDIDYSATDVAQGQSGLGFNPINGTGKSGNTITLQVGLYF, via the coding sequence ATGCTAAGTAATAAGTATAAATTAACAGTGATAATGGCTGGCTTTTTTTGGTTAAGCTTACTCGGCAACGTTGCTTTAGCGGATGAGACTTCACCATCAAATGATGATGAAATCAGAAGACTGGCACAAAAAACTCAAATTTTAGAGTCCGAATTGCAACGCGTGCAAAATCAAGTGGCTACTTTACGTAGGCAATCAAACCCAGATCATCTTTCTCCTACAGAAATTGCTAATCATCAAAGTTTAGTTACTTCTCTGCACCCTTTTTTTATTATTGGCACGCCTGTCGTTAGCTCACCGTATATTGGGATAAACTCCGAATTTAATGCTTCTGACTTAATCGTTAATCAGCCTTATGTGAACGAGGATCTCTATTTACTACAGCAGCGAAAACGGATTTACAATTATTTAATAGAAAATGGGCATTCTTTTCCAGCGACACCGGTTGTTAATCTGAGTGGAAAAGTAGAGTCCCAGATCTACCATACTAGCCATTTTGGTACTTTTCAAAATAACTCAGCGACAGATATTAATTTGACGGGTATTGAGTTAGATACTGAAATTTTAGTGAATCAGTGGGTAACAGGTCTTATCGCGTTTGTTTATGATAATACTCCTCCTGATATGTCGCCAAGACGCATTGATAATTCGCATGTTTTTTTAGAGCGGGGGTTTTTAACCATAGGAAATTTAGCTAAGTTTCCTCTGTATGCGACCATGGGTCAATTTTACGTGCCATTTGGTCAGTACTCATCTTCAATGATTAGCGATCCATTTACTAAAATCTTAGGCAGGACCAAAGCGAGGGCCTTGGAGTTAGCTTTTTCAAAACAATTTAATGATGAAAATAATTTAAATTTATCGACTTTTGTTTTTAGAGGACCAAGCCGAACCAGTATAGACAATAATGGTCTACGGAATTATGGAGCTAATGCGGAGTATATTTTTACTAAACCTAAATGGAATATTGATATAGCAGGAAGCTATATTCGTAGTATCGCGGATTCCATTGGAATGCAGCATAATGATAACGATGGAACTAATAATTTTGAAGGATTTGCTACTAACAATAATACTGAAATTCTTAATCCTGTGTCGGGTTTAGATGCTCGCGGAACGTTGAGCATCGAAGCATTTAGTGTTACGGGTGAATATGTTACGGCTAGCCGTTCATTTTCACAAACAGTATTATCATTTAACGGGCAGGGTGCTAAGCCTTCAGCTTTTCATGTAGAGGCAGAGTATAAATTTAATGTGTTAGAAAAACCTAGTGCAGTTATTATTGGATATGACCAATCCAAAGATGCTTTAGGTTTACTCATTCCTAAGAAGCGCTATATAGCAACCGTTAGTACATCCATTTGGAAATATACCATCGAAAGTTTAGAGTTTCGCCACGATATTGACTATAGTGCAACAGATGTTGCTCAAGGCCAATCGGGTTTAGGGTTTAATCCTATTAATGGAACAGGAAAAAGTGGTAATACAATTACTTTACAAGTTGGCTTATATTTCTAA
- the panB gene encoding 3-methyl-2-oxobutanoate hydroxymethyltransferase yields the protein MNVLKFSEKKITKEKIVILTCYDYSTAKILNESSLDALLIGDSLAMTMHGFKDTVMATLLMMELHTAAVSRGAPSKFIISDLPFLSYRQSVSRSVIAAQKLMQAGAQAIKLEGAAGNLSLIAHLVESGIPVMGHIGLTPQFIHSLGGYKVQGKTPAQAERLKQDALALEQAGCFAIVLECVPSLLAKEITASLKIATIGIGAGVDTDGQVLVIQDLLGLNLDFKPKFVNHFLDGSQLFLKAVNQYSHSVKYKEFPRYEHSYPT from the coding sequence ATGAACGTTTTAAAGTTTTCTGAAAAAAAAATAACTAAAGAAAAAATCGTAATCTTAACTTGTTATGATTACAGTACCGCAAAAATTCTTAATGAATCTTCTTTAGATGCCTTATTGATTGGCGATAGTCTTGCCATGACTATGCATGGCTTTAAAGATACGGTTATGGCTACATTGCTTATGATGGAGCTTCATACTGCGGCGGTGTCTCGAGGTGCCCCTTCTAAATTTATTATTAGTGATCTCCCTTTTTTAAGTTATCGTCAATCTGTTAGTCGTAGTGTTATTGCTGCGCAAAAGCTTATGCAAGCAGGTGCACAGGCTATTAAGTTAGAAGGTGCCGCAGGCAATCTTTCCTTGATAGCCCATTTAGTCGAGTCAGGTATTCCAGTTATGGGTCATATAGGTTTAACTCCGCAATTCATCCATAGCTTAGGTGGATATAAAGTCCAGGGGAAAACTCCTGCTCAAGCAGAGCGACTTAAACAAGACGCCTTAGCTCTAGAGCAAGCAGGTTGTTTTGCTATAGTCCTAGAATGTGTTCCATCACTGCTTGCAAAAGAAATAACGGCTTCTTTAAAAATTGCAACAATTGGTATAGGAGCGGGTGTTGATACCGACGGACAGGTTTTAGTCATACAGGATTTATTAGGGCTCAATCTAGATTTTAAACCAAAATTTGTTAATCACTTTCTTGATGGTAGTCAATTGTTTTTAAAAGCCGTTAATCAATATAGTCATTCTGTTAAATATAAAGAATTTCCTCGCTATGAACATAGTTACCCAACTTGA
- a CDS encoding RelA/SpoT family protein has product MHMFSDLKQELQIYLSPEQIKQVYNAYQFAARAHSGQKRHSGDPYISHPIAVAKILAQMRMDVQTLIVAILHDVIEDTPIEKTVLTATFGSEIAELVDGMSKLTQIQFQSRAEAQAENFRKMLLAMAKDIRIIIIKLADRLHNMRTLSAVSVEKRHRIAKETLDIYAPIAQRLGMHLVRIELEDLCFLNLYPWRYRILQETVQKNRRKHKASIHKIESALKECLDKHHLPFHAIWHKKKHLYQIYKKMCENHLSFNEIIDIPIFCIIVDKIDSCYRVLGAVHNLYKPLPDHFHDYIALPKANGYQALHTTLFAPEATSIHIQIRTTTMDNGADHGIVSYWLEEKTKVNELRPHLRAREWLKRLLDIQQTTPSSLEFMETVKIDLFPTDIYIFTPKGDIIELPHKATLIDFAYAIHSDIGNHCIAARIDKHLVPLSTHLQSGQTVEIITDSKTFPDSRWLEFVATGRARSHIRQFFKNKQHNEAVQLGQRLLDNHLTPLGQDSTHINPKNLNKALQKFQSQSLEDLLEAIGLGYIHPALVAYSLCSLKSSFKNQINSLPLFLKNADNSLIKFAECCRPIPGDEIIGLLNAGHGLTVHLQRCKYAARLIKKNPERAISIQWEKQTNGFFKTDIYIETIDQHGVLALLTHNIAKADANIENIKVESRDRKHSIIHFTLSVLNRKHLAKVIRFLRTIQYTIKITRHLSL; this is encoded by the coding sequence ATGCACATGTTTAGTGACCTCAAACAAGAACTACAAATCTATTTATCTCCTGAGCAAATAAAGCAGGTTTATAACGCCTATCAATTTGCTGCTAGGGCCCATTCTGGTCAAAAACGCCATAGTGGGGATCCTTATATTAGCCATCCTATAGCCGTCGCTAAAATTCTTGCTCAAATGCGCATGGATGTTCAAACGCTAATCGTCGCCATTTTACATGATGTTATTGAAGACACTCCCATTGAAAAAACGGTGTTAACTGCGACATTTGGCAGTGAAATAGCAGAACTTGTCGATGGGATGAGTAAACTGACACAAATTCAATTTCAAAGCCGCGCTGAAGCTCAAGCAGAAAATTTTCGCAAAATGCTGCTGGCTATGGCAAAAGATATCCGCATCATCATCATAAAACTAGCCGATCGTTTACATAACATGCGTACCTTATCTGCCGTTTCTGTAGAGAAACGGCACCGTATTGCTAAAGAAACCCTGGATATATATGCACCTATTGCGCAGCGATTAGGTATGCATCTGGTGCGCATAGAGTTAGAAGATCTCTGTTTTTTAAATCTTTATCCCTGGCGATATCGTATATTACAAGAAACTGTACAAAAAAATCGACGCAAACATAAAGCCAGTATCCATAAAATAGAATCTGCTTTAAAAGAGTGCTTGGATAAACATCATTTACCTTTCCATGCCATTTGGCATAAAAAAAAGCACCTCTACCAAATTTACAAAAAAATGTGCGAGAATCACTTATCTTTCAATGAAATCATTGATATCCCCATTTTTTGTATTATTGTAGATAAGATAGATAGTTGTTATCGCGTACTAGGTGCTGTACATAATCTTTATAAGCCTCTACCTGATCATTTCCATGACTATATCGCTCTACCCAAAGCGAATGGTTACCAAGCATTACATACGACTTTATTCGCCCCTGAAGCCACTTCAATCCACATACAAATCCGTACAACTACGATGGATAATGGCGCTGATCATGGTATTGTCAGTTACTGGTTAGAAGAAAAAACGAAGGTTAACGAGTTACGCCCACATTTAAGAGCACGAGAGTGGCTTAAACGCTTACTGGATATCCAACAAACAACTCCTAGTTCACTCGAATTTATGGAGACAGTGAAGATTGATCTTTTCCCCACAGATATTTATATTTTTACACCTAAAGGCGACATCATTGAGCTTCCCCATAAAGCCACTCTTATCGATTTTGCTTATGCCATTCATTCTGATATCGGGAACCACTGCATTGCAGCCAGAATAGATAAACATTTAGTTCCGCTCAGTACGCACTTGCAAAGTGGTCAAACGGTAGAAATCATTACTGATTCGAAAACTTTTCCTGATTCACGCTGGTTAGAGTTTGTAGCAACTGGACGTGCGCGCAGCCATATTAGACAATTTTTCAAAAATAAGCAGCATAATGAAGCGGTTCAATTAGGCCAACGCCTGCTGGATAACCATCTAACGCCTTTAGGGCAAGACAGTACACATATCAACCCTAAAAATCTAAATAAGGCATTGCAAAAATTTCAATCCCAATCATTAGAAGATCTACTCGAAGCCATTGGGCTCGGTTATATACATCCTGCTTTAGTCGCTTATTCCTTATGTAGTTTGAAATCTAGTTTTAAAAATCAAATTAACTCCTTACCCTTGTTTCTTAAAAATGCAGATAATAGCTTAATCAAATTTGCCGAATGTTGCCGACCTATTCCAGGCGATGAAATTATAGGTTTACTCAATGCTGGACATGGTCTTACTGTGCATTTACAACGTTGTAAGTACGCCGCACGACTTATTAAAAAAAATCCTGAACGGGCCATTTCGATACAATGGGAAAAACAAACCAATGGTTTTTTTAAAACAGATATTTATATTGAAACTATCGATCAACATGGTGTGTTAGCATTATTAACACATAATATTGCTAAAGCAGATGCAAATATTGAAAATATTAAAGTTGAAAGTCGTGATAGAAAACATAGTATTATTCACTTTACTTTATCCGTTCTAAATCGCAAGCACTTAGCAAAAGTCATTCGTTTTTTGCGTACGATTCAATATACAATAAAAATTACACGTCATCTTTCTTTATAA